From one Rhopalosiphum padi isolate XX-2018 chromosome 2, ASM2088224v1, whole genome shotgun sequence genomic stretch:
- the LOC132921000 gene encoding uncharacterized protein LOC132921000: protein MKTNIGKSLVVCLCVLVASSSCFQKHIQALTAKVNRLFGNEPSDDVSSTASAWKPNDNDAQPVVSECNNNTDDRNYLFGVDWRNVSSRIANNWWIIAVSSLLPFIVFWRIQYSMRHRLQDWKKSFIQKEKAYNRSRRLTLPDLTLAKHARRESLAESTQKLTSRPRKMSQCNISQFKSMRKNSFERNEELLGDSKRVHIIRRRH, encoded by the exons ATGAAAACCAACATAGGAAAATCCTTAGTTGTATGCTTGTGCGTGCTAGTAGCGAGTAGCTCGTGTTTCCAGAAGCACATCCAAGCACTGACAGCAAAAGTGAACAGACTATTTGGGAATGAACCTTCCGATGATGTCAGTTCTACGGCATCAGCGTGGAAGCCTAACGACAACGATGCACAGCCCGTTGTGTCAGAGTGCAACAACAATACTGACGACAGAAATTATTTGTTTGGTGTTGACTGGAGAAATGTGAGTTCCAGAATTGCAAACAACTGGTGGATAATTGCTGTGTCTTCTCTTCTTCCATTCATTGTCTTCTGGCGAATCCAATACAGTATGAGACACAGG CTTCAAGACTGGAAAAAATCTTTCATTCAAAAAGAAAAGGCGTATAACCGTTCCAGAAGACTAACACTACCAGATTTAACTTTGGCCAAACACGCTAGAAGAGAGTCATTGGCTGAATCAACACAAAAACTcacaa gtcGGCCCAGAAAGATGTCTCAATGCAACATTTCACAGTTTAAGAGTATGAGAAAAAATTCATTTGAAAGAAATGAAGAACTGTTAGGGGACTCTAAGAGAGTTCACATAATTAGGCGTCggcattaa